One window of the Salminus brasiliensis chromosome 1, fSalBra1.hap2, whole genome shotgun sequence genome contains the following:
- the LOC140536701 gene encoding ferritin, lower subunit yields MQSVVKHNLHSESEAALNKLINVKLTASYTYLSLGMYFDRDDVALPNFSSFFLERSVKEREHAEKLLEYQNMRGGRVLLQTIAKPTREDWRGGQDAISFSLEYQKSLNNSLLDIHRIAGKHTDPHLCDFLENQFLSDSHDTIKKLGDYLSSLTRLTSSEPSGHMGEYLFDKHTL; encoded by the exons ATGCAGTCGGTGGTCAAACACAACCTCCATTCTGAGAGTGAAGCAGCTCTTAATAAGCTGATCAACGTCAAACTAACAGCGTCCTACACCTACCTTTCTTTG GGCATGTATTTTGACAGAGATGATGTGGCTCTGCCCAACTTCTCCAGTTTTTTTCTGGAACGCtcagtgaaggagagagagcatgCTGAGAAATTGCTGGAGTATCAGAACATGAGGGGTGGAAGAGTCCTTCTTCAGACCATTGCG AAACCAACTCGTGAAGACTGGAGGGGAGGCCAGGATGCCATATCTTTCTCTCTTGAGTATCAGAAATCTCTGAACAACTCCCTGCTGGATATCCACCGCATTGCAGGCAAACACACCGACCCACAT CTGTGTGACTTTTTGGAGAACCAGTTCCTGTCAGACAGCCATGACACCATTAAGAAACTGGGGGACTACCTAAGCAGTCTGACACGCCTCACCTCCAGCGAGCCCAGCGGCCACATGGGAGAATACCTTTTCGACAAGCACACCCTGTGA
- the rpgrip1 gene encoding protein fantom: MSLTVDETAGDLPVRDVGLRGGAMTVTQEQEARSWKRPPQVLSIKERQRVFRVSREHLEEQCLRLQEENTLLKQHTRIQEQKLRRLSTKVLRLRYGHPGSAGGREADTEDTIQELETRVATLESQKEALQSKLSVARQQILSLTGRSHHRPRTARGVEGDGGVRRAAQTAPARYAHSSLEDTREEIERLHALLRSSVLETQNMRVTELELAAQSLRDTLKEKEREIEDTVKELRKQQVDGHRLSIKDNVDVIRLQKQLSEKSTALLVLQEKFTSLQEAYETQLEEGQKSLRESQGALLGKVEELSEQLKQEKQRVLTLEGQLSTAALSLQNLEELQERVSDLEGERNLLKRGYDTLLESTLSAQSHQEEHEDKERERERLREEKWRAELQRLEEKLEKERREREELETEKEKMRQEYERTQEEREQERAQATVLREKHVCMEQDVLQHRQEVASLQERLDRVTKEFDMSVEDLSETLMQIKAFRLKQESHEGLRFLVTDEKVVDSSQDLAALQASHAETVVELQKTRDLLLMQHRLCSDLQAELKLEMERAEMEREDNRKRVTEKDKLLKSRSLQINSLQGQLKNVAYSPRNYNRTMPQQYTWTGVEQEVVQLKEEDSSFTQLREGESLLEIHLLGAIFTPIGLRIMKQDREGDIRGHQEVVTFCTYAFLDFEVHSTPLVSGTQPNYGFTSSYALATHDLTKLGGQGASVHAELHQALGGVRFVTRGRVRIPLVGMLQHRGEQIKGRANITGLEGEILGVLEFWVRLYPQMEAKEAHTDRVTDRMSDRWPTHKPMDWSHAQPVTQEFFDYGGGIPNELEVVLERCVGLSSRWPGLLPDSYLTYRLYDLPPHSTPTVLCCADPVFSDSTIYPLAVTVDLMEYLQVGSLWVYVFDDSEGQAPHTYLAKTPVPLRALATGRPIKGDYVLRDPAGAPRGTVRVHLQWRYPLQTPEAPSRSSGKERREREGERLEKNENRIEALHRPIAKPRLKTAQQSPRKDERDQLMPRPPPIKIHKPDSSPAQTVQMKLLNKGRVKPTGSPNSDRTTHLRSPVSTSSYQRRSASDTSVQDVIGVEEEEEEEGKQQSRSVRAQEDSDIPESEESSGSDVIIVPQPPKPVTKRDRLRVEILSLLLDPSSSVALNQSVQQVYVEYRLLGVPMETTETPMSLRKPTEGEEIHYNFSRVIHVDTMEAALLRHYLYTMLEGTDPNRGRLKFTVVSEPLDEDDECEDVGQAYLDLQELLLTGNDVIEKQIDIISMDEEQEVVGKLRVSLEAAQALTGIYWEYHDQREKKELTTEGTKDNEEERKKMKKKSKMQVTDFDVDDDSF, from the exons ATGTCACTGACTGTGGATGAAACAGCAGGGGACCTTCCAGTAAGGGACGTGGGCCTGAGAGGAGGAGCCATGACTGTCACACAAG AACAAGAAGCAAGGTCCTGGAAAAGACCACCGCAGGTCTTGAGCATTAAAG AACGTCAGCGTGTGTTCAGGGTATCGCGAGAGCATCTTGAGGAGCAGTGTCTCCGTCTGCAGGAAGAAAATACGCTTCTCAAACAACACACCCGTATACAAGAACAGAAACTACGCAG GTTGTCTACTAAGGTGTTAAGGCTGAGGTATGGCCATCCTGGCTCAGCTGGGGGACGGGAGGCTGACACAGAGGACACTATTCAAGAGCTGGAGACTCGTGTGGCCACTCTGGAAAGCCAGAAAGAGGCGCTGCAGAGCAAACTCAGTGTGGCCAGACAGCAGATTCTGAGTCTGACTGGACGATCTCACCACAGACCACGCACTG CACGAGGTGTAGAGGGAGATGGAGGGGTCAGACGGGCGGCTCAAACAGCCCCTGCCCGCTATGCACACAGCTCCCTGGAGGACACCAGAGAAGAGATTGAGAGATT ACATGCACTACTCAG ATCTAGTGTTCTAGAAACACAGAATATGAGGGTAACAGAGCTTGAGCTGGCTGCTCAGTCCCTCAGAGACACCCttaaagagaaggagagagaaatagaagaCACAGTGAAAGAGCTACGCAAACAACAAGTTGATGGACACAG ACTCAGCATAAAAGATAATGTAGATGTGATCAGACTGCAAAAACAACTTTCTGAGAAGAGTACGGCTCTTCTGGTTCTTCAGGAGAAGTTCACCAGTCTGCAAGAG GCTTATGAGACCCAACTGGAGGAG GGCCAGAAGTCACTGCGAGAGAGCCAGGGGGCCTTGTTGGGAAAGGTGGAGGAATTGAGCGAACAACTGAAACAGGAAAAGCAAAGAGTGCTGACACTAGAGGGTCAGCTCAGTACTGCTGCTCTCTCACTGCAAAACCTGGAAGAG CTTCAGGAGAGGGTCTCAGACCTTGAAGGGGAGAGGAACCTCTTGAAGAGAGGATATGACACTCTTCTGGAGAG CACCTTGTCTGCCCAGAGCCATCAAGAAGAACATGAggacaaagaaagagagcgGGAGCGACTGAGAGAGGAGAAGTGGAGAGCTGAACTGCAAAGACTTGAGGAGAAGCTGgaaaaggaaaggagagagagggaagagcttgaaacagaaaaagaaaagatgagACAAGAGTATGAAAGGACTcaggaggagagagaacaggagaggg CTCAGGCCACTGTCCTCAGAGAAAAACATGTCTGCATGGAGCAAGACGTTCTACAGCACAGACAGGAAGTGGCATCTCTACAAGAGAGACTAGACAGAGTGACAAAG GAGTTTGATATGAGTGTGGAGGACCTCAGTGAAACTCTAATGCAGATTAAG GCTTTCAGACTGAAGCAGGAGAGTCATGAGGGGCTGCGATTTTTGGTGACTGATGAGAAGGTGGTGGACTCATCTCAAGACCTGGCTGCTCTACAGGCCTCACACGCAGAAACTGTGGTAGAGCTTCAGAAAACCCGAGACCTGCTTTTAATGCAGCATCGTCTCTGTAGTGACCTGCAG GCTGAGCTGAAACTAGAGATGGAGAGAGCTGAAATGGAAAGAGAGGACAACAGAAAGCGGGTCACTGAAAAAGACAAACTGTTGAAAAGCAGGTCTCTTCAAATCAACAGCTTACAAG GTCAGCTAAAAAACGTAGCCTACAGTCCTAGAAACTATAATCGGACCATGCCACAGCAGTACACCTGGACGGGAGTGGAGCAGGAGGTAGTCCAACTAAAGGAAGAAGATTCCAGCTTCACCCAGCTACGGGAGGGAGAATCTCTGCTTGAAATCCATCTCTTGGGAGCCATATTTACCCCCATAGGACTGAGAATCATGAAACAGGACAGAGAGGGGGACATCAGGGGTCACCAGGAGGTTGTCACATTTTGCACTTATGCATTCCTAGACTTTGAAGTGCACTCAACGCCACTGGTTTCAGGGACTCAGCCAAATTATGGCTTCACATCCTCCTACGCACTTGCTACCCATGATCTCACGAAGCTCGGTGGTCAGGGAGCGTCAGTGCATGCTGAACTACATCAGGCCCTGGGAGGGGTGCGATTCGTAACCAGGGGCAGAGTGAGGATTCCCCTGGTGGGGATGCTACAGCACAGAGGAGAACAAATAAAAGGAAGAGCCAATATCACAG GGCTTGAGGGGGAGATACTAGGTGTCCTGGAATTCTGGGTCCGGCTCTATCCTCAAATGGAGGCAAAAGAGGCGCACACAGATAGGGTCACAGACAGAATGTCTGACAGATGGCCCACACACAAACCTATGGACTGGAGTCATGCACAGCCAGTG ACTCAAGAGTTCTTTGACTATGGTGGAGGGATACCAAATGAGCTGGAAGTGGTACTGGAACGCTGTGTGGGCCTCAGCTCACGTTGGCCAGGACTTCTTCCTGATTCTTATTTAACTTATCGTCTTTATGATCTGCCGCCACACTCCACTCCCacagtgctgtgctgtgcaGACCCTGTGTTTTCAGACTCCACCATCTACCCACTAGCTGTAACAGTGGATCTGATGGAATACCTGCAGGTGGGCAGCCTATGGGTTTATGTGTTTGATGACAGTGAAGGCCAGGCTCCGCATACATATCTGGCCAAGACACCAGTTCCACTCCGGGCCCTGGCAACAGGCAGACCAATCAAAG GTGATTACGTCCTGAGGGACCCTGCAGGGGCACCTAGAGGCACAGTGAGGGTGCATCTTCAGTGGAGGTATCCGTTGCAAACACCAGAAGCTCCTTCTAGATCAAGtggaaaggagagaagagagagggaaggcGAAAGgctggaaaaaaatgaaaacagaatTGAAGCGTTACACAGGCCCATTGCTAAGCCTAGG ctaaaaacagCTCAACAGAGTCCCCGGAAAGATGAAAGAGACCAG CTAATGCCCCGCCCTCCGCCAATCAAAATACACAAACCTGATAGCTCACCCGCTCAAACTGTTCAGATGAAGTTACTTAATAAGGGTCGAGTCAAGCCCACCGGCTCACCTAATTCAGACCGCACTACACACTTGCGATCACCAGTCTCTACAAGCAGCTATCAAAGGCGATCAGCGAGTGATACAAGTGTACAA GATGTCATAggggtggaggaggaagaagaggaggaaggtaAGCAGCAGTCTAGGAGTGTGAGAG CTCAAGAGGACAGCGATATCCCAGAGTCTGAAGAATCAAGTGGCAGTGATGTGATAATAGTCCCTCAACCACCAAAACCTGTCACAAAG AGGGACCGACTTCGAGTGGAGATCTTATCCCTCTTACTGGACCCTTCCTCTAGTGTTGCATTGAACCAATCTGTGCAGCAAGTCTATGTGGAATATCGCCTCTTGGGTGTTCCTATGGAGACCACAGAGACCCCCATGTCTCTAAGGAAACCAACAGAGGGGGAGGAAATACATTACAACTTTTCCAGAG TCATACATGTGGACACCATGGAGGCGGCTCTTCTGCGGCACTACCTTTACACTATGCTGGAAGGCACTGATCCCAACAGGGGCAG GTTAAAGTTCACTGTGGTCAGTGAGCCGctggatgaggatgatgagtgTGAAGATGTAGGCCAAGCCTATCTGGATCTTCAGGAACTTCTGCTTACAGGAAATGATGTAATTGAAAAGCAAATTGACA TCATCAGTATGGATGAAGAGCAGGAAGTGGTGGGGAAGCTGCGAGTGTCTCTGGAGGCTGCTCAAGCTTTAACAGGAATCTACTGGGAGTACCATGaccagagagagaagaaggagtTAACAACAGAGGGCACAAAGGACaatgaagaggagaggaaaaaaatgaaaaagaaaagcaagaTGCAAGTGACTGAttttgatgttgatgatgactCTTTCTAA